Proteins encoded together in one Benincasa hispida cultivar B227 chromosome 1, ASM972705v1, whole genome shotgun sequence window:
- the LOC120091864 gene encoding uncharacterized protein LOC120091864 codes for MANWSAENATEAFLNTLKMGQKANEPDVGEFISAMAAGNNAQLMVVAYEGSADHKVLALAAAAVQTGGRVVCIIQRQEDVHVSQAIMGVKSHDHRIEFMVGEAEKLIKTQYREADFVLIDCNLEGYVAVVEAVRSRRKNNEGATVVVGFNAMSKRCGGGGWLGGSTTHLLPIGKGLIVTKVAAELSKSGDDGRRMRRRSQSQWVVKVDKCTGEEHVFRVRLPQGKVIQA; via the exons ATGGCTAACTGGTCTGCTGAGAATGCTACTGAAGCCTTCCTCAACACCCTCAAAATG GGACAAAAAGCGAATGAACCCGACGTAGGGGAGTTCATTTCAGCCATGGCGGCGGGAAACAACGCGCAGCTAATGGTGGTGGCATACGAAGGATCCGCCGACCACAAGGTCCTAGCTCTGGCTGCAGCTGCCGTGCAAACCGGCGGGCGGGTCGTCTGCATAATTCAACGACAAGAAGATGTTCATGTATCACAAGCAATTATGGGAGTGAAATCACATGATCACCGAATAGAGTTCATGGTGGGAGAAGCTGAGAAGCTTATAAAAACCCAATACAGAGAAGCAGATTTTGTTCTGATAGACTGCAATCTGGAAGGCTACGTGGCGGTGGTGGAGGCCGTTAGATCGAGAAGGAAGAACAACGAAGGCGCCACCGTGGTGGTGGGTTTTAATGCGATGAGTAAAAGATGTGGAGGAGGCGGATGGTTGGGGGGATCGACGACGCATCTTTTGCCGATTGGAAAAGGGTTGATAGTGACGAAAGTGGCGGCAGAGCTATCGAAATCCGGCGATGATGGGAGGAGAATGAGGAGGAGGAGCCAAAGCCAGTGGGTTGTGAAGGTGGATAAATGCACTGGAGAAGAACATGTTTTTAGGGTTAGGCTTCCACAGGGGAAAGTCATTCAAGCCTGa